From one Haloferax marinisediminis genomic stretch:
- a CDS encoding hybrid sensor histidine kinase/response regulator: MDDGSGADVHVLHVDDEPSLTDLVSIFLEREAGDVDLSVSTSNTGSEALDRLRQERIDCVVSDYDMPGIDGLAFLRAVRAEHPDLPFILFTGKGSEEVARDAFRVGATDYMQKDTGTDQYTVLANRVVNAVSQSRAKAASERYGTAIEVLDSGVYSLDSDARFSSVDDVFCDLTGYSRADILGTRFSDIIEDAPDELETVFETVTGADGPDTERFEAHLSPGPNYPHDDLLCEGHLAARPEEDDELGVIGTLQDVTERRRYRDRIHYETRLKDAILDTSTSLMSAEADEIGTKIEWTLQRVGEVAGLDRCSVYLYDDETNVAVRMHDWQGGQYTPHPNCISLHDARWLVTRLHQFENACLHSASDLPPEASNTKRLLESVDTGGFVAIPMVSKWSLVGFVVFDVVDDGRSWTDTEVDLLRSVGNNITHTLARQRRERELRRQNDRLEEFASVVSHDLRNPLNVAKGFVELARDENDLTYLDRALDGVTRMDTLLNDVLTLARQGRKVGETDSVAIERVAERAWMAVDTGTNAVLVVEDGLGTTPADEGRLQQAFENLFRNAVEHSSTGSHASHDNGAEHGPTTSDVNIVVRVGPTSTGFYVADDGPGIPEEKREIVFEHGHTTSESGSGFGLSIVESIVEAHGWELSVTPPEPDLGGARFEFDIGGVRPEVEPRFSLSDD; the protein is encoded by the coding sequence ATGGACGACGGCTCGGGTGCAGACGTACATGTTCTCCACGTCGACGACGAACCGAGCCTCACTGACCTCGTTTCTATCTTTCTCGAACGTGAAGCGGGTGACGTCGACCTCTCTGTGTCGACATCGAACACTGGCTCCGAGGCGCTCGACCGACTCCGGCAAGAACGCATCGACTGTGTCGTCTCCGACTACGACATGCCCGGGATCGACGGATTGGCGTTTCTTCGCGCGGTCCGGGCCGAACACCCCGACCTCCCGTTTATCCTGTTCACCGGAAAGGGGTCCGAGGAAGTCGCTCGGGACGCGTTCCGCGTCGGTGCGACCGACTACATGCAGAAAGACACGGGCACCGACCAGTACACCGTGCTCGCGAACCGTGTGGTCAACGCTGTCTCACAGTCTCGGGCGAAAGCGGCGTCAGAACGCTATGGAACCGCCATCGAGGTCCTCGACAGCGGCGTCTACTCACTCGACAGCGACGCGCGCTTCTCGTCTGTGGACGATGTCTTCTGCGACCTCACCGGCTACAGTCGCGCTGACATCCTCGGCACCCGATTCTCCGACATCATCGAAGACGCCCCAGACGAGCTCGAAACCGTCTTCGAGACCGTGACCGGGGCAGATGGCCCCGACACCGAGCGGTTCGAGGCACATCTCTCACCCGGCCCGAACTACCCACACGACGACCTCCTCTGCGAGGGCCACCTCGCAGCACGACCCGAAGAAGACGACGAACTGGGCGTCATCGGAACGCTCCAGGACGTCACCGAGCGACGCCGGTACCGTGACCGCATCCACTACGAGACGCGTCTGAAAGACGCTATCTTGGACACCTCCACGTCGCTCATGAGTGCCGAAGCGGACGAGATTGGAACGAAAATCGAGTGGACGCTCCAGCGGGTCGGCGAAGTCGCCGGTCTCGACCGGTGTTCGGTGTACCTCTACGACGACGAGACGAACGTCGCCGTCCGAATGCACGACTGGCAAGGCGGACAGTACACTCCCCACCCGAACTGCATCTCACTCCACGATGCCCGCTGGCTGGTCACCCGGTTACACCAGTTCGAGAACGCGTGTCTCCACAGTGCGTCAGACCTCCCACCGGAAGCGTCGAACACGAAACGACTGCTCGAGAGCGTCGATACCGGCGGATTCGTCGCAATTCCGATGGTCTCGAAATGGTCGCTCGTCGGGTTCGTCGTCTTCGACGTCGTCGACGACGGCCGGTCGTGGACAGACACGGAGGTCGACCTCCTCCGGTCGGTCGGGAACAACATCACGCACACGCTCGCCAGACAGCGCCGAGAGCGTGAACTCCGCCGGCAGAACGACCGGCTCGAAGAGTTCGCGTCTGTCGTCTCACACGACCTGCGAAACCCGCTCAACGTCGCCAAAGGCTTCGTCGAACTCGCCCGTGACGAGAACGACCTGACGTACCTCGACAGGGCACTCGATGGCGTCACGCGAATGGACACGCTCCTCAACGACGTTCTCACACTGGCCAGACAGGGCCGGAAAGTCGGCGAAACAGATTCAGTCGCCATCGAGCGCGTCGCCGAACGAGCGTGGATGGCGGTCGACACCGGGACCAACGCTGTTCTCGTCGTGGAAGACGGCCTCGGAACGACGCCGGCGGACGAAGGACGACTCCAGCAGGCGTTCGAGAATCTGTTTCGAAATGCAGTTGAACATAGTTCCACAGGCAGTCATGCTTCGCATGACAACGGTGCCGAGCATGGCCCGACGACTTCGGACGTGAACATCGTCGTCCGCGTTGGCCCGACATCCACAGGCTTCTACGTCGCCGACGATGGCCCCGGTATCCCCGAAGAAAAACGTGAAATCGTGTTCGAACACGGACACACGACGTCCGAGTCGGGAAGTGGGTTCGGTCTCTCTATCGTCGAAAGTATCGTCGAAGCCCACGGTTGGGAGCTGTCGGTCACTCCCCCCGAACCTGACCTCGGCGGCGCACGCTTCGAGTTCGACATCGGTGGTGTCCGCCCGGAGGTCGAACCGCGGTTCTCACTCAGCGACGACTGA
- a CDS encoding SRPBCC family protein translates to MPVYQRRTRVAAPLERVWEFHSDISGLEALTPEWMNLEIVAVRGPDTDEAPEELVAGTEIEMSMQPFGVGPRQQWVSRILGRNKDERTAWFRDDMAGGPFREWVHTHRFVADGDETIIDDRVEYELPFGPLGQLAGVFGGVGFEPMFRERHRRTKAALE, encoded by the coding sequence ATGCCAGTGTACCAGCGTCGAACCCGCGTCGCTGCCCCTCTCGAACGCGTCTGGGAGTTCCACTCGGACATCTCTGGGTTGGAGGCTCTCACCCCGGAGTGGATGAACCTCGAAATCGTGGCTGTTCGTGGTCCTGACACAGACGAAGCCCCCGAAGAACTCGTCGCTGGGACGGAGATCGAGATGTCGATGCAACCGTTCGGCGTTGGTCCGCGCCAGCAGTGGGTCTCGCGTATCCTCGGTCGCAACAAAGACGAGAGAACGGCGTGGTTCCGCGACGATATGGCCGGGGGGCCGTTCCGAGAGTGGGTACACACACACCGCTTCGTCGCCGACGGCGACGAGACGATTATCGATGACCGCGTGGAGTACGAACTTCCGTTCGGCCCACTCGGCCAACTGGCGGGCGTGTTTGGTGGCGTCGGCTTCGAGCCCATGTTCCGTGAGCGTCACCGACGGACGAAAGCGGCGTTAGAGTAG
- a CDS encoding DMT family transporter — translation MTASAHDSPISPFTGLGVAILAVSTSAILVRWSSAPSLVKAFYRVVFTVALLAPVALVRHRDALASISRRDLVAASGAGVALAAHFASWFESLNHTTVAASVTLVQAQPLFVAVGAWAFLDERVSRRTTLGIGVALVGMVLMSLSDLLTASGAPRPLFGNALAVVGAVTAAAYVLTGRSVRRRVDLVPYVVVVYSVCALALLSVAVTRGDPLSGYPTREWLLFLAMAVGPGIFGHTVINWALAHLESSVVSVSLLGEPVGSTILALFLLSEIPTLPTIVGGAVVLGGIYITAS, via the coding sequence GTGACCGCGTCTGCGCACGACAGCCCAATCTCTCCCTTCACTGGCCTCGGTGTCGCCATACTGGCGGTCAGCACGAGTGCCATTCTCGTTCGCTGGAGCAGCGCACCGAGTCTCGTCAAAGCGTTCTACCGCGTCGTCTTCACCGTCGCTCTCCTCGCCCCGGTTGCACTCGTCCGCCACCGCGACGCGCTGGCCAGTATCTCGCGTCGTGACCTCGTGGCCGCCAGTGGCGCAGGTGTCGCACTCGCAGCACACTTCGCATCGTGGTTCGAGAGTCTGAACCACACGACAGTCGCCGCTAGCGTCACGCTCGTTCAGGCACAACCGCTGTTCGTCGCCGTCGGCGCGTGGGCCTTCCTCGACGAACGCGTGAGTCGGCGGACGACACTCGGAATCGGCGTCGCCCTCGTCGGGATGGTGCTGATGTCGCTGTCGGACCTCCTCACTGCCAGTGGCGCGCCTCGGCCACTCTTCGGGAACGCGCTCGCTGTCGTCGGTGCGGTGACGGCGGCGGCGTACGTCCTCACCGGGCGGAGCGTCCGCCGGCGAGTCGACCTCGTCCCGTACGTCGTCGTCGTGTACAGCGTCTGCGCGCTGGCACTACTCTCTGTGGCAGTCACCCGGGGCGACCCCCTCTCGGGGTATCCGACGCGTGAGTGGCTGTTGTTCCTCGCGATGGCGGTCGGCCCCGGAATCTTCGGGCACACGGTCATCAACTGGGCACTCGCCCACCTCGAATCGAGTGTCGTCTCCGTCTCGCTTCTCGGAGAGCCAGTTGGGAGTACGATTCTCGCGCTCTTTCTCCTCAGTGAGATTCCCACGCTCCCAACAATCGTTGGTGGTGCAGTCGTCCTCGGTGGTATCTACATCACTGCGTCGTAG
- a CDS encoding DMT family transporter yields the protein MSNRLGTGLVVVSALGFGTLGIFGKLAASAGLTIPTVLTFRFLLATILVWAWLGVRGNLRLLSGRDLLVGLGLGCFGYATMSLLYFVGLEYLTAGLTGIVLYTYPVFVVALAVFVLDEPVTRRTVAALVVALAGVVFITGADPTQVDPWGVLIVLLAAIVYATYIVVSRRALSTVDSQTLTAHILPAATVSFLVFGTATGQLTVPTTATSWLIIVAIAIVATVVPILAFFAGLSRIGASRTSIVSTIEPAGTLALGALVLGEPVSLVTLGGGALVVIGVLLVES from the coding sequence ATGAGCAACCGACTCGGGACCGGTCTCGTCGTCGTCTCGGCACTCGGGTTCGGTACACTCGGTATCTTCGGAAAGCTCGCTGCCTCGGCAGGCCTGACGATTCCGACCGTGCTCACGTTTCGGTTCCTCCTCGCGACGATACTCGTCTGGGCATGGCTCGGAGTCCGTGGGAATCTTCGCCTGCTCTCGGGCCGTGACCTCCTCGTCGGCCTCGGCCTCGGGTGTTTCGGCTACGCTACGATGAGCCTCCTCTACTTCGTCGGATTGGAGTATCTGACTGCCGGGCTCACCGGTATCGTCCTCTACACGTACCCGGTTTTCGTCGTCGCACTCGCCGTCTTCGTGCTCGACGAACCGGTCACACGCCGGACGGTTGCGGCGCTCGTCGTCGCACTCGCCGGTGTCGTCTTCATCACGGGGGCAGACCCAACGCAGGTAGACCCGTGGGGCGTCCTCATCGTTCTCCTCGCGGCCATCGTCTACGCGACGTACATCGTGGTGAGTCGGCGGGCGTTATCTACGGTCGATTCACAGACGCTCACTGCCCACATTCTCCCTGCCGCAACCGTCTCCTTTCTCGTCTTCGGAACTGCGACCGGCCAACTCACGGTTCCGACGACAGCGACGTCGTGGCTCATCATCGTCGCGATTGCCATCGTCGCGACAGTCGTCCCGATACTCGCGTTCTTCGCCGGATTGTCTCGTATCGGCGCGAGTCGGACGAGCATCGTCAGCACCATCGAACCCGCGGGGACGCTCGCGCTAGGTGCACTCGTTCTCGGGGAACCGGTGTCGCTCGTGACGCTCGGCGGGGGCGCGTTGGTCGTCATCGGCGTCCTCCTCGTCGAGTCGTGA
- a CDS encoding glycoside hydrolase family 15 protein: MRLRTALNEFKRDRGGRFPEECQTSDGAFSGHGDRLVFVGLNGSLRDYSSSLSGLYGIDRSRFGIETNGETHWFDELDSVRQHYYRETSLVETEYDAGEYTVHQYDLTLGRAHVTHVELRGAIPTDAHLTAFLTLAPEGRETQVGRLIHEEGGPNGTQAVEVFHRDEHDYVTASTGLDDVRGQIPERFDEMLSDDVFDFPREAVLERYEDTHLSGDVVVSAPLEHEGRAARTTLVTQLSNHSEVERSDALADLQHCALQHATADKLRTAAREQAEVYVPEGTPRERIVRSDLRALSLLTAPSGARIAGPEFDPFYAHSGGYGYTWFRDDAEVSMALAHADDAFNLELSDRLSTSAEFYCSTQSEDGTWPHRVWAVDGSIAPGWAHGRVEGAGDGEYQADQTASVLAYLATLLTERRDELDDELVGRIRSTITTGISGLDSSLEDDGLPTVCQNAWENMAGRFTHTAATFLHAYSAVAAAPLNDELREHAREQATAVYDGLDELWSEEREIYALRLGPHGELDDRLDSATFALVDAVDAYADIEEVDSKTANRLVKHMAATLKGLYRNPRGDVAGLVRFEDDYWRAGDQDGEKVWSVSTSWGANAAAKFGILCDRLGKDGRRFVERATNLYELIQPDGPFSTDAGYLAEQVFDDGTFDSAVPLGWPHAIRMETTAILAEIDALPAPKPAPTGPENRPRWTTGEKYGIGTVADHGSDDPSRLWYTLTEGALTEVRFPRVDLMNLRTLDFLVVDADPKAEYTARTHNETRRDDHADTVERRAEIVEEDALIFRHVITETGDGRGHEWELVVEYTIDPEHDAMLADVQFESLDGGEYELYTVADTALANTGTKDRGIRLGQLGSYHLVARDAGAFDAGEGRDTLLIDENGREYSVAIALTTAGRFEWATVGVAGSRYLAEFFSKGELPAPQERIDDENVVLVGRIGTGDDLSETLALGFAEHADTAAALGEAAGALTRGYETVRGAYSDSWEEFLSDKELPSSVTSHSDLTAQYKTCLMSLRAVEDKTYLGAGIASPSVPWGEVVPAEESKGYGYNFVWSRDLYQVFTVFEAVGDIETSIDALEYIYTHQQDDRGFIPQNTYLNGRTRWGGEQMDNISFPQVMAYMLKQHGVTFDDVDYDYVNVKRSADYVARNGPPTAQERWEEEAGYSPSSIAAEIAGLACAAAVALDEGHEEDALVWLALADDWTERVDDWTATRTGTDRHTNTPYYVRITRDGEPDAGHLRTLANNGPTLDEREIIDGGFLELTRLGIKSANDEIIRNSLEEADETIRVDTPHGPAFYRYNGDGYGERERDEEGAPWSIDAKGKGRLWPIFTGERAEYELIAGTEDGELAPANLLRTMAAFSNSGRMLAEQVWDREHSTAFNWEFGEGTGSATPLAWSMAQFVRLAHGVDAGEPVETPAFVRDRYVERDRPSGPSLRVSTRFKGDKLVVSGQTDAAIVAVKTPGETTLVEPKKETFEVEVAIEYGENQVTVAAATHTDLTKAGTTVSRFTL, from the coding sequence ATGCGACTTCGGACCGCGTTAAACGAATTCAAGCGTGACCGGGGCGGGCGCTTCCCGGAGGAGTGCCAAACCTCGGATGGCGCGTTTTCGGGCCATGGGGACCGACTCGTCTTCGTCGGTCTCAACGGGTCTCTCCGCGATTACTCGTCCTCACTCTCTGGCCTCTACGGCATCGACAGGTCTCGATTCGGCATCGAGACGAACGGTGAAACACACTGGTTCGACGAACTCGACTCTGTTCGGCAACACTACTACCGAGAGACGAGTCTCGTCGAGACCGAGTACGACGCCGGTGAGTACACCGTCCACCAGTACGACCTGACGCTCGGCCGCGCCCACGTGACACACGTAGAACTCCGTGGTGCAATTCCAACGGATGCGCACCTGACCGCCTTCCTCACCCTCGCACCCGAAGGGCGCGAGACGCAGGTCGGCCGCCTCATCCACGAAGAAGGTGGCCCGAACGGAACACAGGCCGTCGAAGTGTTCCACAGAGACGAACACGACTACGTCACCGCATCGACCGGCCTCGACGACGTCAGAGGGCAGATTCCCGAACGATTCGACGAGATGCTCTCCGACGACGTGTTCGACTTCCCGCGCGAAGCGGTGCTCGAACGCTACGAGGACACACACCTCTCTGGAGACGTCGTCGTCAGTGCCCCTCTCGAACACGAAGGGCGAGCAGCACGGACGACACTCGTCACCCAGCTGTCCAACCACAGTGAAGTCGAGCGTTCGGACGCACTCGCCGACCTGCAGCACTGTGCGCTCCAGCACGCCACCGCCGACAAACTCCGCACCGCCGCGCGCGAACAAGCAGAGGTGTACGTCCCCGAGGGGACCCCCCGTGAACGAATCGTCCGTTCCGACCTCCGCGCGCTCTCACTCCTGACCGCACCCAGCGGTGCGCGCATCGCTGGCCCCGAGTTCGACCCATTCTACGCACACTCCGGTGGATACGGCTACACGTGGTTCCGCGACGACGCGGAAGTCTCGATGGCACTCGCGCACGCGGACGACGCGTTCAACCTCGAACTCTCTGACCGACTCTCGACGAGCGCCGAGTTCTACTGTTCTACACAATCCGAAGACGGCACGTGGCCACACCGTGTCTGGGCCGTCGACGGAAGCATCGCGCCCGGCTGGGCGCACGGACGTGTCGAAGGCGCGGGCGACGGCGAATATCAAGCCGACCAGACCGCGAGCGTCTTGGCGTACCTCGCTACGCTCCTCACCGAGCGACGCGACGAACTCGACGACGAACTCGTCGGTCGTATCCGCTCGACCATCACCACGGGCATCTCCGGACTCGACAGCAGTCTCGAAGACGACGGTCTTCCGACGGTCTGTCAGAACGCGTGGGAGAACATGGCCGGTCGGTTCACCCACACGGCCGCGACGTTCCTGCACGCGTACTCGGCCGTCGCCGCCGCCCCACTCAACGATGAGTTGCGCGAGCACGCCCGCGAACAGGCGACCGCCGTGTACGACGGACTCGACGAACTCTGGTCTGAAGAGCGAGAAATCTACGCCCTCCGACTGGGCCCACACGGCGAACTCGACGACCGACTCGACTCGGCCACCTTCGCGCTCGTCGACGCCGTCGACGCCTACGCCGACATCGAAGAGGTCGACTCCAAGACCGCGAACCGACTCGTCAAGCATATGGCGGCGACGCTGAAGGGACTGTACCGGAACCCCCGCGGTGACGTGGCGGGTCTCGTCCGATTCGAGGACGACTACTGGCGCGCCGGCGACCAGGACGGCGAAAAGGTGTGGTCCGTCTCTACGTCGTGGGGCGCCAACGCTGCTGCGAAGTTCGGGATTCTCTGCGACCGACTCGGCAAAGATGGACGCCGGTTCGTCGAACGAGCGACCAATCTGTACGAACTCATCCAGCCAGACGGGCCGTTCTCGACGGACGCTGGCTATCTCGCCGAACAGGTGTTCGACGACGGGACGTTCGACAGCGCGGTGCCCCTCGGGTGGCCGCACGCGATTCGGATGGAGACGACGGCCATCCTCGCGGAAATCGACGCACTCCCGGCACCGAAACCTGCGCCGACAGGCCCCGAAAACCGCCCACGCTGGACGACCGGCGAGAAGTACGGTATCGGAACTGTCGCCGACCACGGGTCTGACGACCCGTCGCGTCTCTGGTACACACTCACCGAAGGCGCACTCACCGAAGTTCGCTTCCCACGGGTCGACCTGATGAACCTCCGGACGCTCGACTTCCTCGTCGTCGACGCCGACCCGAAGGCGGAGTACACCGCGCGAACGCACAACGAGACTCGGCGCGACGACCACGCCGACACGGTCGAGCGACGGGCCGAAATCGTCGAAGAAGACGCGCTCATCTTCCGTCACGTCATCACTGAGACGGGCGACGGTCGGGGGCACGAGTGGGAACTCGTCGTCGAGTACACCATCGACCCCGAACACGACGCGATGCTCGCAGACGTGCAGTTCGAATCGCTCGACGGCGGCGAGTACGAGCTGTACACTGTCGCCGACACGGCGCTCGCCAACACCGGCACGAAAGACCGAGGCATCCGTCTCGGCCAGCTCGGAAGCTATCACCTCGTCGCTCGTGACGCCGGTGCGTTCGACGCCGGTGAGGGACGCGACACGCTCCTCATCGACGAGAACGGCCGCGAGTACAGCGTCGCAATCGCGCTCACGACTGCGGGTCGATTCGAGTGGGCGACCGTCGGCGTCGCCGGGTCGAGGTACCTCGCGGAGTTCTTCTCTAAGGGCGAACTGCCGGCCCCACAAGAGCGCATCGACGACGAAAACGTCGTCCTCGTCGGGCGAATCGGAACCGGTGACGACCTCTCTGAGACGTTGGCACTCGGCTTCGCCGAACACGCCGACACCGCCGCCGCACTCGGTGAAGCAGCCGGGGCACTCACCCGTGGCTACGAGACGGTTCGAGGCGCCTACTCCGACTCGTGGGAGGAGTTCCTCTCGGACAAAGAACTCCCCTCGTCGGTCACCAGCCACTCGGACCTCACCGCACAGTACAAGACGTGTCTGATGAGTCTCCGGGCGGTCGAAGACAAGACCTACCTCGGAGCAGGCATCGCGTCGCCGTCGGTTCCGTGGGGCGAAGTCGTCCCCGCAGAGGAGTCGAAAGGCTACGGCTACAACTTCGTCTGGTCGCGTGACCTCTATCAGGTCTTCACCGTCTTCGAGGCCGTCGGCGACATCGAGACGTCCATCGACGCGCTGGAGTACATCTACACGCACCAGCAAGACGACCGAGGCTTCATCCCGCAGAACACCTACCTCAACGGCCGGACCCGCTGGGGTGGCGAGCAGATGGACAACATCTCCTTCCCGCAGGTGATGGCCTACATGCTCAAACAACACGGTGTGACGTTCGACGACGTCGACTACGACTACGTCAACGTCAAGCGCTCTGCCGACTACGTCGCGCGGAACGGACCGCCGACCGCACAGGAGCGCTGGGAAGAAGAAGCCGGCTACTCTCCGTCGTCGATCGCGGCCGAGATTGCAGGCCTCGCCTGCGCCGCCGCCGTCGCACTCGACGAAGGGCACGAAGAAGACGCGCTCGTCTGGCTCGCCCTCGCAGACGACTGGACCGAGCGTGTCGACGATTGGACGGCGACCCGAACGGGAACCGACCGACACACGAACACGCCGTACTACGTCCGCATCACCCGTGACGGCGAACCTGACGCCGGTCACCTCCGAACGCTCGCGAACAACGGTCCGACGCTGGACGAGCGCGAGATTATCGACGGCGGATTCCTCGAACTGACCCGTCTCGGCATCAAATCGGCCAACGACGAGATTATCCGCAACTCGCTCGAGGAAGCCGACGAGACGATTCGCGTCGACACCCCGCACGGCCCGGCGTTCTACCGGTACAACGGTGACGGCTACGGCGAACGCGAACGCGACGAGGAGGGTGCACCGTGGTCCATCGACGCCAAAGGGAAGGGACGCCTCTGGCCCATCTTCACCGGCGAGCGCGCCGAGTACGAACTCATCGCCGGCACCGAAGACGGCGAACTCGCGCCGGCGAACTTGCTCCGGACGATGGCGGCGTTCTCCAACTCTGGACGGATGCTCGCCGAGCAAGTCTGGGACCGCGAACACTCGACGGCGTTCAACTGGGAGTTCGGCGAAGGGACCGGCAGTGCGACGCCGCTAGCGTGGTCGATGGCACAGTTCGTCCGCCTCGCACACGGCGTCGACGCCGGCGAACCCGTCGAAACACCCGCGTTCGTCCGTGACCGGTACGTCGAACGTGACCGGCCGTCTGGGCCGAGCCTTCGTGTGAGCACGCGCTTCAAAGGCGACAAACTCGTCGTCTCCGGACAGACCGACGCAGCCATCGTCGCGGTCAAGACGCCCGGTGAGACGACGCTCGTCGAACCGAAGAAAGAGACGTTCGAAGTCGAAGTCGCCATCGAGTACGGTGAGAATCAGGTGACCGTCGCCGCTGCGACGCACACCGACCTGACGAAAGCCGGAACGACCGTCTCGCGGTTCACGCTCTAA
- a CDS encoding DUF3179 domain-containing protein, whose translation MDRRAFLALAVTGGVSIAGCGISVVGDTRAATTTGESSRPLPQAISRPVPESELRQSVARDAIPAITAPVFAANWDDLEIDLGDGTYRPQLGHDDLVVGVELDGIARAYPLRILSWHEVVNDRFGDRPVLVTYCPLCQSGMVATRRVGGEEATFGVSGVLWNENLVMYDTATESLWSQLLATAIRGPATETQLELLPSTVTTWGEWREAVSETTVLLPPPLSDTVVGAVRFNYGFDLYDQWAKVWDAYPDMAPGAADGDTRLSNRELVVGVRDGTVTRAYAETRVRWAGVVNDTVGDLPVVVTTAPGYTLVAYDRRVAGEVVHFDREEDVLVGGGSRWNVQTGHALDGPHDGERLHRANEYSPMLWFAWLAFNPATEVWDA comes from the coding sequence ATGGACAGACGGGCGTTTCTCGCCCTCGCAGTGACGGGCGGAGTGTCGATAGCCGGGTGTGGAATCAGCGTCGTCGGAGACACCCGCGCAGCGACGACGACCGGTGAGTCGTCACGGCCACTTCCACAGGCGATTTCGCGCCCAGTCCCCGAATCAGAGCTTCGACAATCAGTGGCGAGAGACGCCATTCCAGCGATTACGGCACCGGTGTTTGCGGCGAACTGGGACGACCTCGAAATCGACCTCGGTGACGGAACGTATCGGCCACAACTCGGACACGACGACCTCGTCGTCGGCGTCGAGCTCGACGGCATCGCCCGCGCGTACCCCCTTCGGATACTGAGTTGGCACGAAGTGGTCAACGACCGCTTCGGCGACCGGCCGGTGTTGGTTACCTACTGTCCACTGTGTCAAAGCGGGATGGTGGCAACCCGTCGCGTCGGTGGCGAGGAAGCGACTTTCGGCGTCTCCGGCGTTCTCTGGAACGAGAACCTCGTCATGTACGACACCGCGACAGAGAGCCTCTGGAGCCAACTGCTAGCGACGGCGATTCGTGGTCCAGCGACCGAGACACAGTTGGAACTGCTCCCGTCGACAGTGACGACGTGGGGCGAGTGGCGCGAGGCAGTTTCAGAGACGACGGTGTTGCTCCCGCCGCCACTCTCGGACACCGTCGTCGGTGCGGTGCGATTCAACTACGGGTTCGACCTCTACGACCAGTGGGCAAAAGTCTGGGACGCGTACCCGGACATGGCACCGGGTGCGGCCGATGGAGACACGCGCCTCTCGAATCGTGAGTTGGTCGTCGGTGTCCGCGACGGGACTGTCACCCGTGCCTACGCAGAGACTCGTGTGCGATGGGCGGGCGTCGTCAACGACACCGTAGGCGACCTGCCTGTCGTCGTCACCACCGCTCCGGGATACACACTCGTCGCCTACGACCGGCGCGTGGCTGGGGAAGTCGTCCACTTCGACCGTGAGGAGGACGTGTTGGTCGGCGGGGGGTCCCGCTGGAACGTCCAGACGGGACACGCTCTCGACGGGCCACACGACGGAGAGCGACTCCATCGAGCGAACGAGTACTCTCCGATGCTGTGGTTCGCGTGGCTTGCCTTCAACCCGGCTACCGAAGTCTGGGACGCCTGA
- a CDS encoding FAD-dependent oxidoreductase translates to MFAPSCYDMTRVIVVGGGPAGLSSALFASKNGLDVDVFDTDKTWLHSAHLFNYLGIESKDGTEFLEDAREQVEGFGATLHDGEVTAIEQSGDGFVVTVDDEGHEADYVVLATGAKRTLAEEVGCAFTDDGVVEVDVTMETSIENLYATGAMVRAEEWQAIISAGDGAAAALNILTKEEGEHFHDFDTPEDAK, encoded by the coding sequence ATCTTCGCACCGTCATGTTATGACATGACACGAGTTATCGTGGTCGGTGGTGGCCCTGCAGGACTCTCGTCTGCACTGTTCGCGTCGAAGAACGGCCTCGACGTCGACGTGTTCGACACGGACAAGACGTGGCTTCACAGTGCGCACTTGTTCAACTACCTCGGCATCGAGTCGAAAGACGGGACCGAATTCCTCGAAGACGCACGCGAGCAGGTCGAAGGATTCGGTGCGACGCTCCACGACGGGGAGGTGACTGCAATCGAGCAGTCGGGTGATGGGTTTGTCGTCACCGTCGACGACGAGGGCCACGAGGCAGACTACGTCGTTCTCGCGACTGGGGCGAAGCGAACTCTCGCAGAAGAAGTAGGGTGCGCGTTCACCGACGATGGCGTCGTCGAGGTGGACGTGACGATGGAGACGAGCATCGAGAACCTGTACGCTACGGGGGCGATGGTCCGCGCCGAGGAGTGGCAAGCCATCATCTCAGCAGGTGACGGGGCGGCAGCCGCGCTCAACATCCTGACCAAAGAGGAAGGAGAACACTTCCACGACTTCGACACGCCGGAGGACGCCAAGTAA